ACACCACTTCTAAACCATGGAAGTTGGGTTTTTGGAGAACCACGTTCTTTCTCCATTTTCAGAAGATAACAAAGCACTTCTCTCCCAAATTGTTCCTACTGGATATTTTAGTACCCTTTaggcacctcctcctcctcctcctcctcctcctcctcctcctcctcctcctcctcctcctcctttccttctcctcctcctcctcctcctttccttctccttctcctcctcctttccttctcctcctcctttccttctcctcctccttctcctcctcctttccttctccttctccttctcctcctcctctccttctctttctctttctccttccccatctctccttcttctccttctcctccttcctcatctctccttctctttcttctccttctccttctcctccttctccttcttcattacTGGCTGCCTTGGGCACCTGGTTGGATTGGAAATTGGGGtataaatgaaatatttgcagGGCTGGGCAACTGTCTGATCTTAGAAGATTTCACTGACAGGTTGAACAAACTTTTTGAACTGGACCAGAACATctggcaaaaggggctgaacgttttttaagtccagaacatccagataacattcagaagcagcccagagagacacctccctgattcactggagtatgagAAGGCGGGGAGGTccagcacaaccagacttgcaagatgctgttattatcaccaatctcaataaaagcagttttagtcttcctgtggagttgagttcctagtctggtctacctagtcgGGCTGACTTTCTGGTTTTAACACCAGGGATGTTTGTCGCTGCCCCATCACTCCCTGGTGATTATCTGGACCTTTCTTGATCTTAGGACTTCATTTGTGGACCACTTTTGATATTGCAGTTATTTCCGGCGGCAGCATCCCGGAAGAAAGCAAGGCCTTCCAGGCAGATGATGCACCAGGCTCTTctccaaaagaaaaacaggacTCCAAGGGGGTCAAGGAAGAACATTTTCCTGTTCAGAATGTAACACTgatagctccaaagcagccaaaTCAAGGTGAGCAGCTCTGGCTGGATTTACATGCCTGGCAGGGAAAGGTGAGAAGTCACTAGCCGAGTCCTGATATTTGCTAGCCTCAAATGTGGAACCCCTCAGCTTTGCCCCAAATGTAAGAGCTTAAAAAAGCAGAGATGATATCCTAAAAAAGACAGGCTGATACTTTAAGGTCTGAGTCCTCCCAGttgtgaggaaaaaaatccaCCCCTATTGCTGGTGGCTCTCCTGGCATGCCCCCACTGCTGCTTGTAGCTGATGATGGAGTGCCACCATTGATCCCAAGTTCCAACTTCTCTCCACCCCCTTGAAACAAGGCCCTGTTGCTCTCCCTGTCCCTGCCCAGGAGGAATTCACAAACCTTTTAAAAGGGAATCGTATTGCCCTTTTAAGCaagaaacacaaagaaaacaaattagaGGAGCAAATTAAGAACCACAGTCATATATGCACATCCAAGACATTAATGGATTATGAAGTTGGAAAACTGGAATTTGCAGTATTGCTGATATGGGACGCCTGTCCTTTGGTCACACAAAGCTCTTTCTTAAAGGGTTTTTGCAAAATCCAAGAACAATAGAAACGGGTTGACAATAATAATTTCTTCAGTATGGCCTTGGGGACATAAATAGCCCCTTCCAtattgaattgattgattgattgattgattgattgattcgttcattcattcattcattcattcattcacctctGAGGCTGTCCAGCTCCACAAGACTTTGAGTGGCTAACAACATtgaaaggaacacacacacacacacataaacacacacacagtaaaaCACTAAGAACAAAGATTTGTCCAGAAGAAAAGATACTTAGTCTAGTAAAATTCTGCAGGGGTTCAACTTCACCCTACCCCAAGGCTGTTCTAGAGGGCAGACTCTAAAACACAGAAGGCTCACTTCTTTGGCCTCAAAAGATGGCATTGCCTAATCAGAACTATCTGATGTTCTCTGATGCTCCTCTTCTCTTGTCCCAGAGATGCCCATCCTGACTTTAAAAGCCCAAGATGAGAATGCTCCCACTTTCTACAACTCCAGCTTTGCTTGGAATGCCTTCTGTCCTCCATATGGGTACAGACCAATGTCTTCTACCGTGCTGGAGCACTCCATTCACCTGTATGGGACCCCAGTCCTTCCTGCCACAGACCTCCCTCTTGACTACAGCATGCAGTTCTCGCCCGACATGGAGGCCTACCACTGTGTCATATGCAATAAAGTGAGTTACTCAGAAGCTATATCCTTGTTCTGTGGTCTCCGTTTACCAGGGACAATCCCAATCATATGGAACTTGTCCCTAGGTGTAGAGGGAACACTTGGCACTTGAAAGTGTGCTGGTCTTCAGtttaaataaattccaaaattcTTATACAATGTGGTGTCAGGAGTAGGATGATggataattatgtgccatcaagttgttgcttGATTTATGGGACTAGTGAcccataaatagattttctccatgatgatctgtccccaacctggtccttcaggtcttccaactttgcacccatcaccactatttattttatttttttattttattgatcaaattttatcaccgcccatctccctcccaaggagggactctgggcggtttacaataaaatagaattaaaaagcccaaacagttataaatacaataaacacaGTAAGAGTAAGAAGGTGATGGAATCAAGACGGGAGAGAGTTCTTTATCAGCCCATGAGTGTAGCAGGTCTGTCTGAAGtcactctagggcgctagccatccccaagtacgactgttcccccttccattccaagccaGCTGGCAAAACCAGGCCTTTCATCTTTTTCGGACGTCCAGGAGTGaggtggcctgtctcacctctggggggaggatgttccaatgggcgggagctacagcagagaaggcccacttccgagaccccgctaggtggaattcttttatggatggggtccgtagcgtgccctccctgcatgaccaggtggggctaTAACTGAATCCctccccccttgctgctggtcatcttctctttccttccacctttcccagcattagatccttctccagagagctgggtctttgcataatgcatccaaaatggggtaatttgagcctggtcattagtGCCTTGAGTGAGGCTCTGGGCTGATTTGCTTCACAGTCCATCAGTTTGTTTCCACGGCTATTCATGgacttctcaggagtcttctccaacccaaaGTTCAAAGCCCTCAAGTCTTCCTCTCCTGcctcttcgaagtccaacttccacttccatagagtgtcaggGAATACCATAGCTTGCCTGTatctgtaggtatagacacatcctggcatttGGCTATCTTTTCCAAGATATTCCAAGATATTTTCCCAGAAGTGGGATACCAGGAAAGTATTAGGTTTCTTCTAATGGGCTCTGGTATCACTGTTGCCTACAGAACAAGCTTAAACACAAGTGGCAAGAAAGGGTGGCCTTACTCTCTGCTATTGCAGAGATTGTTTAGACTCCAAAAATGCTGCATGAGGTCCTTCTGGCCACTTCACTCTACATCCTAGGACAATGCACCTTTCCTTTCTAGATGTTTTCTACCCCACATGGCCTGGAGGTCCATGTCCGAAGATCACACAGCGGCACACGGCCTTTCGCTTGCAGCGTTTGTGGGAAAACCTTTGGGCACGCCGTGAGTTTGGAGCAACACACCAACATCCACTCTCAGGTCAGTCTGGGTGCTGGGGAGCGGAGAAAAACAAAATCATGGATCAAGCTTCTGTGGCTTGTGCCCAGATCCTGCTGACCTGCCTTGTAGAGTAAATACAGCCATTAAAATAGATATAATGGGGCTTGTAAGGCTCAAGAACGAGGAGCAAGTTTTTCGGGGTCCGTGAACAGTTTCCTGGTCCAAGAAAGGCTAAAGGAATTGCTTGGCGGGGTCCTAAACCCCCAAACTTGGGCGGGGGGGCAGAGAGACCTCTCCCTGACCACCTTTGCTAAAAGTCTGCGATGTATTTTTTGCCGTTTCGGTGGAAATAATAAACTCAAACCGTAGCATCAGCCCCAAAATAAGTGTTTCGCTTTTAAATACACTTCCTTACCccgaaaactttttaaaaattgcaaatctCAGCTTGTCCCCATGATGTAGCAGCCTGCCCAGTTTGCATCAAAACAACTCCCCATGCACCTCCTCCCAGCCCGTCCAACGCATGAAATGCACCCCAGCCATCCAAAGGCACCAAAGGGGTTTCATTAGTAATGCTCATCATGCATAGAAAAACTgacattgcatttttaaaaaaatcccctatTGCATATAAATATTGCAGCCCCTGGCCTCGTTTCTTCCCCTCCTTTGATATCGGTCATGATCCCCACGATTGGATTCTTCCTCCTGGGAGGCTCCTGCTGTGATGTTTTTTCTCAACCCTTTCCCCATGCCATCCTTATCGCCAGGAGAAAAGTTTTGAGTGCAAAATGTGCGGGAAGACATTCAAGCGGTC
Above is a window of Candoia aspera isolate rCanAsp1 chromosome 16, rCanAsp1.hap2, whole genome shotgun sequence DNA encoding:
- the GFI1B gene encoding zinc finger protein Gfi-1b codes for the protein MPRSFLVKNRKAHAYHHRAVDDSVLVPRWDTGTSAALSAVISGGSIPEESKAFQADDAPGSSPKEKQDSKGVKEEHFPVQNVTLIAPKQPNQEMPILTLKAQDENAPTFYNSSFAWNAFCPPYGYRPMSSTVLEHSIHLYGTPVLPATDLPLDYSMQFSPDMEAYHCVICNKMFSTPHGLEVHVRRSHSGTRPFACSVCGKTFGHAVSLEQHTNIHSQEKSFECKMCGKTFKRSSTLSTHLLIHSDTRPYPCQYCGKRFHQKSDMKKHTYIHTGEKPHKCQVCGKAFSQSSNLITHSRKHTGFKPFSCELCEKGFQRKVDLRRHRESQHSLK